The Ipomoea triloba cultivar NCNSP0323 chromosome 13, ASM357664v1 genomic interval GAACTGAGGGGTGGAGGGTCTCGAGTTTCTAAGAGTTTTGGAGAGAAAATACTAAAAGTCCTCCCTCTTTCTAGCAATAAATGTTCTATTTATATGGAAGGGAACACATGTCTGTCGTCCGACATGTCCGCCACGTGTTTTACATGAATTGGTACAGTCGGTAGcattataaattaatacacGTGGATTTCAATTCTTAACATGCATGTTCCCTTGTGATCGAGTAAAATATCAGTTAATAGTGCTTGTCCTATAGAATATGAAGTGTTATTGCTAAAAATACTCGATATGAGCCTCGAGGTCGGGATTGATCTAATATTCTGAACGGCGAACTCATATCTCTCCTCAGGTCGGGTAAGGCCTCTTACCAGGTCGAATTTGGTCGGGATACAGGCATCATGGCATATGTACACCAGCCGAGCACATAAATTACTTTTTAGATAATATATGAAAAGTGgacattcaaaaaataaacttttctttttttgaaatccaaaaaaaaaaaaaaaactacaaatgaatatataatgtgtacCATAATCCACCATagaatgaaataatataatagttagTAAGTATGACCGGCTAACAATCCGTGTGGGATGTGTTGAAAAGTCAGGATATTCATCTTGTCTCTTATTATAGTTTTGTAGGATGTGTTGGCTCATTTGTTGACTTTTGATTTCCACTTCTTCAACCCAAAGTCGGCACGGAGTAAAAGAGGAAATAGCAGTTGGAAAATGATGCATGCACTCCACATTCTTGGAAAAAGCTTGCCTCCAATAACATCACATttaaatagtttcatttcaaaatataaacatCCGTACAacatgtaaaaaataaaaataaaaataaataatttacaaatttattttgtgcACATAATGTTGTTCTTTCATCCTATATAAGTTAATAGAGTCctcaaaaatatatagttataaAAAGAGATAATTTCACCTTTAGTCTAACGATTATCGTAGCATTCTCACATCCTTTGCTAACATTGTTACATGTTGTATTGTATCTAAGGCAGTCTATTTaggaaattttctgaaaattttcaatCACAAAGTGGAGATGGCCgagttggtctaaggcgccagattaaggttctggtccgaaagggcgtgggttcaaatcccactctccACAATTGTCTTCCAATGCCGTTTCTAAGTGAAACTCGTAGCTTTTACCAACATGTTGAAGACTGGCagaaagagatgtagcccaacCATTTCTACATATTAGACTCTCAATAAGTTGAAGACTGGCAAAAAGAGATATAGCCCAACCATTTCTACATATTACACTCTCAATTACGGCCTTTTACTTCATTGGAAAAGGCTGAAGATAATGAGCTTTTCTACATATTAGACTCTCAATTACGGCCTTTTACTTCATTGGAAAAGGCTGAAGATAATGAGCAGGGATGAAAATAGAAGTGAAAGTTGAAGACTGGCaaaaagagatgtagcccaacCATTTCTAcatattagactattagagccACCTCTAACTAGTTCaccaaattttagaaaaatgagcatttcttctgtttttttatttttttcactttttcaaattgaaaaaatgacAAGTAAACCCATTCTCCATGTTGCCAAAATGGTCCTTGGTGTTTCAATATCATCTAACTCTATTAAACATTAGCTTGGACTTCAAGAACCCCTTTTACTGCATAATTGAAACCACAGGCAATGTCAATTTTTGTATGCCCAACATCATTTAACAGGTTTCGTCTCAGAATCATACAAGGTGTTTAAAAAAGTTGCACAGCTAATTATTTCTTGTTTCAAACCACACATAAACCCTTCAAAGATCATTCTCATATTGTTTATTACGAGCCATTTCAATGAGTCAGGCACATctaatcaagattcaagaacatacacttttttttatataacgaCAATAAAAACCTGCAACCACTACTTGATATTTAAACTCTACCTTGTGACCTTAATCGAAAgaccacaagaaggtaaacctgcttaagttgtccatagctgaccaattcaaaccaagaagaccaataggcCAGCACTCTATGGGATTGGCACAAAAACTTACAGTTTGAAGTCAGCATAGGAGGTCACCTAGTTCCCAAAACACTTACTATCATCATCATTTTGAGGATAATCCACAAAAGCAAACTAAATTGATGAAAGTGAACTCACAACAATACACAAATGCATCTTATCAGATTTTTTTACCTTTGGCACACAATAAAACAGCAAAAGTTCAAAACTTTAATCAGATGCACAGGACACTGAAGTCAAAAATTCATGTTGCCATCAAGAGATGAAGGCAAACAAAGGAGAATGAATTACTAGCAGGTTTCATTGGTTCCCAGAGCCATCATCCATGGGCTCTTCAACGCTATTCACATTACCACAAACATTGCACTCCATTAATGTAGATGGAGATGCATTAGAAGGGGGCAGGGGAGCCAATGTGCCCCAGCAATTATCTCTACTACACATGAATCTAAGGAAAAAATAGGCATGAGGAAACTCCCCGTTATCGGCCTCCATTTCTTCGTCTCCATCCTCCTCCATAGCTTCCTCCTCGCCTCCACTCATTGCACTGTCACTCCCCGACATCTCTCCTTCCTGCTCTCCTTCATCGTCATCCCAATTCGCCTCCACCTTGCACCGGTCACAATCACAGGCAAAACCATAGTCCTCCTTCAACCTCTGCTGCCTCTCGGAATACTTTAGGTTAACAGGGAAGTAACTCAAGCAGATTTCCCGGCCCTCTGGAACATCATGGAGGAGCCTAACTATGAAATCAGTGTTGGTGCGGGAATTTGCATCGGCATCAACGTAATCGAACCTGCAGGCATTAGGAAGGCAATCGTGGTTGAAAAATGAGGCTCTAGGGTAGATACCGTACGCCCTCACAGATCTATCCTTGTCAGGATGGAAAGGCTCCATTAAGCCAAATCCGTTGAGCTTGTCTTTAGCTAGAAGAGAGGCGGTTAAGTCAACAGACAATCCAAACTCCGGAGCAGTAGGCGGGGAGAGAGAAGAAACGAGAGAATGCAGGAAAGCCGCATCGTCGCCGGAAACGGCCGACGGATCTCCTTGAAGAGACAAGAGAATGCGAAAATCAGGAGGAGATAGGGCGGCGAGATTGTAGGCGGCGACGAGAAAACGAGCCATGACTTGGCGGTCTAGGGTTTGAGCAACGAGGGGAGAATAAGAGGCGTCCCGGAGGCGACGCAGGGCCTGGCAGATCCAAGGGGAGTGGGAAGACGATAAGGCGACAGATCGGCAGCCGGAGGTGCAGAAGGCGTCGGAGCAAGCCGGGCAAGACGACGGCGGAGGCTGAGAGATGATCAATCTGAAGCAATTGGAGCAGTAAACGTTGTGGGGCTGAAGATGTGGCTCTGAGGTAGGGAAGAAAGGGAAGGCAGAGTAGAGAAGAAGAGGGGAGTCTCTGAGGACGATCTCCCCGGCTCTTAACGCCGCCGAGGCGACAAGTGACCTGCCCTTCCCTTCTATCTCTGCAACCCTCAACATTGGCGCCGGAGCCGATGACGGTGATACACTCTTACTACACATATTCTGCGGTGAAATAGCGCCTCTCGCCGTCGTTAGGGTTTTGCAGTTTTGCTTTGGGGTTTTGTGTTTAGCAATTGATGCTGTTTAGTGTTTACTACCAGATTTGACTCGCCTGGTCAAGTTAGAAATGAAATGTGTAAAAATTCCTTTTGCTAAGTAACTAAAGATTTACTCTATGTATTCAGCTGAGTTACTGTAATTTATATCCTCTCAAATATTTTATCAAGTCGGAACGTAGAGGACCCTTGAGGTTGAAAAttcaacaaaaggaaaaaagttaagaaatgAAATTGTTCCACCACTAATTAATGCAACCAAAGCTATGGCATGTAGTTACTCTCTCATATGATTGTGTTTCAACAAATTGAAAAAAGTATAAATAGACacatactacaatgtaataaagtcaattttattaaaaatgaaaaatatagaaacaattccagccaaattagtaattatataattctaatttgactctttgtaaaaaatatttattgatttcttttaatttaaattatagaCAATTCGTAACCGCGCACATCTTcaagtaaaataatttattgtctCAATGTACTGATAATTTCTGTACCAAAACATTTATGTATGCTATTTAAATACTAACGAATACCATTAACACCACACATTGTAATCAAGCatccaattttgagttttacaCTAtacaaaatgcacaattagCAGTTAGCACAACTAAACTACACAATATGTATAAATGCAACACCCACCCTCTGGAGGTATTGTAGTATACTTTTTAATTCATGTGATATAATATGAGTTCCGTGTCCCATGAGATTATAAAATTTCCCTAGTATATCAATGGTAAAATGAATAGAAACTAGCAAAGCCAAAAAACAATAAGGGGAAAATGATGGGAAGTGAGAATTAGCAAAACTGGTAGAATTCCAGCACATAAACCAGTAGCAAGAACACATGAAAAGTCATAGTGGAATATGTAGTATAATGTGGTGATACAGACGGCTTTTAAGGTTATTTATACCAGACTAAAATATCTTATGAACGCAGATAAAACATACTGCTTCATTCATCTtatcaaaattgtcatttctGTAGCAGCTACTCGTCATGATAAAGATATAAGCCAAGTCCAAACCTAGCACATGCTCGGCAAAAAGCAATctcctcagcttcagcgaccgGATCCTTGATGTGCTCATCGTCTGATGATACTGTCCCGGTTGATTCACGGTATGCCTTCATAATTTAATTGCCATGATTAGTTACATATTGAGTATCATAATTTGGATCTATAAGATGGTCAGAAGAATTAAACTACAATGATGCATAATATTAGTATGGCTATACAAACAGTCAAACACAGAGTAGATATGGAGAAGAAAACCAGCAAAAGTCTGAACTTATTGGAAATTTGAATTGTGGTTACCCAGTACAAATTATAGAGTTTTCAAGTGGAATGCAAAGTATATCCTTTCCTTCGGGTTTTCTGAGTTTTGTGGCTTAAAAGTATGCAAATAAACCCTTCAATGGTTTTCAAAGTGTCACAATGACTACAACCTTTTTGCTAAATTATCTAGACTTTGTACAgatgataaataaaaatttattgctATTCACTACTGAAGATGTACGACCTAAGTATGATGAAAACCGCATGAAGGTTAACAGGTTGCTTCATAGGTAAAGGGTGGGGAGGACAAGCATGCAAAGTTAGAAAACCAATAGAGAGTACAGTGTAATTGATGGAAAATCCTTATATCCAGAAATGGAATAGAATAGAAGAAAACAGTTTAAAGGGCAATGGTAAGTTACAGAGTTCCCAGAAGAGGGAAttttttgcacttttagtcccacAACTAACTTGCATGAATGGAATATGTTTTTGATGGAAAATCCTTATATCCAGAAATGGAatagaataaaagaaaagaatttaAAGGGCAATGGAATGTGTTTTTAAGCTAGGTCCATTTCATAATTAGATTTTTCAATGAAGAAAGTTGCAAAAATTGAATCCGAAAATATTAAAGTAAAGTGGCCTATATTTTGACTGAAAAAGACTACAATGGCTTCCCAGGCTCAAGCAGCATATATCATTGGAAGAAATGGCATACCTCTCCATCCGATCCTAGTATAGTGACACGGTAAACAACAGTCACAGTTCCATTCTCAGAGAAAATAACATTCCTTATTTCTCCACACCAACCTGCAAAACGATGTACACAAAAAGCCATTGGCtataaaaaaaactacaaaagaTTATAAAAGAAATATCCACACACCAGCTTTATATACATGATCAATTGGCCCATGTTTTCATTTTGCTTTCTATCAAACTGGCAGACAATCAAAAGTTACAGAACAAAGAAATCAATTTTCCAAAGAAATGATGTTGAAGCCTGAAAGAGGCAAAATATTATAGAAGAAAGAGATGCAGTGACCAATACAGAACTACAAAGGTGACAAATCCCAAGAAGCAGTAGCATAAGAGAAAACATTTGGGATAGGGTTAGGGTCTGAGTGGGGATGAACCAATAAACTACACTCTTATGCACAATCTCATGGCCtagtaaaaatcattttcaaggAGCAGACATCAATATATTGGTTAAAAATACTTATGATAAAGTTCAGAACTAACCTGTGGCCAAGAGAACTATTTTTCCAATCAATGAAtgaaacaaaattacaaaattacaaaattccAAGTAGATACTAGATCTACAATAGTATTTTTACTTTCTCAATAACATTTTGTTCTGTGTGTTTAAGTTACTGGCTATGACAGTGCATTTTTTTTCTGTCAACTTCACTGGAGTTCACTCTGAAGttaacattaaaaagaaaacggACACCAGAGAGTGTATAGAAAGAGTTCTCAATTATTCAAGACATGGTGctaacaattaaaaatggaaatattttaggttttttttttcaattctttaatcTTCGACTAATGCAGCAAAAATATCATGGACAAAATAAGATACAGTAAGCCATGGTCACATGAATTTAGAATTGAACCTCAAAAGTGGCCCAGGTCAAAACATTAAACAAGTCTGGTGTTACCCAATACGGCAATACCCATGAGTGATTATATTAGGGATCAAGGGTGTAGTTTGACACCATGCTAAAGAAGCTTTGAGCTTCCAACACAAGCCATTTGCCAATTCATGAAGTAAACCAAGAGCTGATTGTGTTTCATATTTAGACAATGTGGGATTTATGCTTTTAACActggtatttattattattattgttgttgttgttgttgttataatttTGCTACTTGTCTTTAGTATGCTAATGATCTTTtagttttgttcttgaaaagttgataatgattttaataGTTTCCATAAATTCAAAAAGAATATATCTTCATATTTTAGTTGAAGAGTTATCTATTGAGGGACAAAACAACGTTACTTTAGATACCTctttaaataaaacaaagagATAAgcatatcatttttatttttcagggagttcttaaaaatattatcatgctccAGGAATTTTGGCATATTCAATACCTAAAATAACCTTTCAATACTTCTGATTTTCAGAATATCATATTAGCAAACTATTAAATTGCTGGTAAAGTTTAGACGTTAAATAACAGAGATAATCCGAGTAATAAATGAACGAAATTCCACTATAGATCTGCTAATAGAGAAAGAGAATATTAGGGCAGATAAGCAGGATGCATAGTGAGCACCTGGAGCGTAGAAGCTCAACATGCGATTGGCGTGATACCTGCATaagaacaagaaaaacaacaaattaaacgaAAGGTCATAGTTAGAGACTtcgattaaaaaattaaaaataaaaacagaatCAGATCACACGCGGACGGCAGCAGCAAAGTCAAACAGGATTAAATTAATCCATACCAGGGGATGAATATGGCATGAGGATCATCACTGTCGTGATCCTTGATGATGTTATCGGGGATCCTCTTGTTGAGGTCGCGGAGGATCTCGGCCAGGGGACGAGTAATGCAGGAAGACGCCTTGTCCAGCGGCACCATGTAATTCGA includes:
- the LOC116001571 gene encoding histone-lysine N-methyltransferase ASHR2, with amino-acid sequence MCSKSVSPSSAPAPMLRVAEIEGKGRSLVASAALRAGEIVLRDSPLLLYSAFPFFPTSEPHLQPHNVYCSNCFRLIISQPPPSSCPACSDAFCTSGCRSVALSSSHSPWICQALRRLRDASYSPLVAQTLDRQVMARFLVAAYNLAALSPPDFRILLSLQGDPSAVSGDDAAFLHSLVSSLSPPTAPEFGLSVDLTASLLAKDKLNGFGLMEPFHPDKDRSVRAYGIYPRASFFNHDCLPNACRFDYVDADANSRTNTDFIVRLLHDVPEGREICLSYFPVNLKYSERQQRLKEDYGFACDCDRCKVEANWDDDEGEQEGEMSGSDSAMSGGEEEAMEEDGDEEMEADNGEFPHAYFFLRFMCSRDNCWGTLAPLPPSNASPSTLMECNVCGNVNSVEEPMDDGSGNQ
- the LOC116003147 gene encoding DNA repair RAD52-like protein 2, chloroplastic, with protein sequence MISRCSSWKLPAAEAGGPPLCLLARQGGVSFSRIATRSCPGPGSAPSRALKLRVAAVDRSSNGGAGESGASKKAAASSSSVPNSNYMVPLDKASSCITRPLAEILRDLNKRIPDNIIKDHDSDDPHAIFIPWYHANRMLSFYAPGWCGEIRNVIFSENGTVTVVYRVTILGSDGEAYRESTGTVSSDDEHIKDPVAEAEEIAFCRACARFGLGLYLYHDE